The following proteins are co-located in the Polystyrenella longa genome:
- the htpG gene encoding molecular chaperone HtpG → MTDAKENENFSFQAEIKQLLHLLSHSLYQNKEIAIRELVSNASDALDKFRHVSLTDGKFADDKPLEIQIIPDNDKHILTIRDNGIGMTKEDLISNLGTIAHSGSLDYLKNLTGDSKKDVSLIGQFGVGFYSAFMLADRVEVVTRSYQEDNGWQWESFGTGEFTIAETEVEERGTSIRLHLKEDLEEFTNPERLKFILTRYSTFVPHAIIMDGEHVNNQQPIWVEPKSQLTEEQYDSFYQYLTHRSEEKPLWHLHLSADSPIQFHSILYCAPHNMEKMGFGVMEHGLHLCAKRILVESQCRELLPEYLRFVQGIVDSADLPLNVSRESLQDNTIFRKIAKVLTKKVLDHLQKMSESSTEEYLKFYDEFGMTLREGVNQDFENRMKIAKLLRFRSSDADGEGLTSLDEYLGRAKEDQTQIYYIGGPSLPQVKNNPNLEVFKRKGLEVLYLVDPVDEFMLAQLNTFEEKQIVSVDSADIEFPESTKSADDEQTAEAEEAASTPGFEKVVELFKEAIGEQVQDVRASKRLSEGIATLVSTGGISTQLEQALNMSAQQQSPMSKRILEVNASAALVKRLADISGNAEHYDFIKECGLQIYSNAMLSAGLLPNVDEMVHRVDDLLLNAAQSRSSIVT, encoded by the coding sequence ATGACTGACGCAAAAGAGAACGAGAACTTCAGCTTTCAGGCTGAAATCAAACAACTGCTGCACTTGTTATCACACTCGCTTTATCAAAACAAAGAAATCGCGATTCGAGAGCTGGTTTCCAACGCATCGGATGCCTTGGATAAATTCCGGCATGTCTCGCTGACAGACGGTAAGTTCGCCGATGACAAACCGCTTGAGATTCAAATCATTCCGGATAATGATAAACATATCCTCACGATCCGTGACAATGGGATCGGAATGACCAAAGAAGATTTGATCAGCAACTTGGGAACCATCGCCCACAGCGGTTCGCTCGACTACCTGAAAAATCTGACGGGCGACTCAAAGAAAGATGTCTCGCTGATTGGTCAATTCGGCGTTGGATTTTATTCCGCCTTCATGCTGGCAGACCGCGTCGAAGTCGTCACCCGCAGCTATCAGGAAGATAACGGTTGGCAATGGGAATCATTCGGTACCGGCGAATTCACCATCGCCGAAACCGAAGTGGAAGAGCGAGGAACCTCCATCCGTCTGCACTTAAAAGAAGATCTGGAAGAGTTCACCAATCCGGAACGACTCAAGTTCATTCTCACTCGGTACAGTACGTTCGTGCCCCATGCGATCATTATGGATGGCGAGCATGTCAACAACCAACAGCCGATCTGGGTGGAACCGAAAAGTCAACTGACCGAAGAACAGTACGACAGCTTCTATCAGTACCTCACTCATCGCAGCGAAGAAAAACCGCTCTGGCATTTGCATCTGTCGGCCGACTCTCCAATCCAATTCCATTCCATTTTGTATTGTGCCCCGCACAACATGGAAAAAATGGGATTCGGTGTAATGGAACATGGCCTGCACCTGTGTGCAAAACGAATCCTGGTTGAAAGTCAGTGCCGCGAGTTATTGCCGGAATACCTGCGATTCGTACAGGGAATAGTCGATTCCGCCGACCTACCACTCAACGTCTCTCGTGAGAGCCTGCAGGACAACACAATCTTCCGCAAGATCGCCAAAGTTCTCACCAAGAAGGTCCTCGATCATCTGCAGAAGATGTCTGAAAGCTCGACGGAAGAATACCTCAAGTTCTACGACGAATTCGGCATGACACTCCGCGAAGGAGTGAATCAGGACTTCGAAAACCGTATGAAGATTGCCAAACTTCTCCGGTTCCGTTCCTCCGATGCTGACGGCGAAGGCCTGACGTCGCTGGATGAATACCTCGGTCGAGCCAAAGAAGATCAAACACAGATTTACTACATCGGCGGCCCATCACTACCGCAGGTTAAAAACAATCCGAACCTGGAAGTCTTCAAACGAAAAGGGTTGGAAGTTCTGTATCTGGTTGATCCCGTTGATGAATTCATGCTGGCCCAATTGAATACGTTCGAAGAGAAACAAATCGTCTCCGTCGACAGTGCCGACATCGAATTTCCGGAAAGCACCAAATCAGCCGACGACGAACAAACGGCCGAAGCCGAAGAAGCCGCCAGCACACCTGGCTTTGAAAAGGTGGTCGAACTGTTCAAAGAAGCGATCGGCGAGCAGGTTCAGGACGTGCGTGCTTCCAAACGGCTGTCGGAAGGAATAGCGACTCTCGTCAGCACGGGAGGAATCAGTACACAGTTGGAGCAGGCACTGAACATGTCGGCCCAACAGCAATCACCGATGTCCAAACGAATTCTCGAAGTGAATGCTTCCGCCGCCCTGGTAAAACGGTTAGCCGACATTTCCGGCAACGCCGAGCACTACGACTTCATCAAAGAATGTGGACTTCAGATTTACTCGAACGCCATGCTCTCCGCCGGCCTGCTTCCTAACGTCGACGAGATGGTCCACCGCGTAGACGACCTGCTCCTCAACGCCGCCCAGAGCCGATCCTCAATCGTGACTTAA